ACCCCAGAGCAACACTTTAATTACACAAGTAAATCATTACATGGTCCATTTATTATGTACTGAGTGAGCATTCTAATTCTGACAGGGAATATTTTTGATATGCATGGACTCTAAAGAAATATGTTATTCAGTAAGACGGGTGTTCTGACCAACCTTCTGTAGGAACCTTGGATAGTACGTCTCTGGAAAAATGCCTGCACATAAGCAAAACAAAAGGCGGTGAAGACACAAACTCCAGGAGCTAGGGAACGTTACACAGCTTACGTTCCCTTTACATGCGTCATCGGTAGAGGTGGTCCTCAATTTACCACACATGTGACTGATGACAACCTGGACTTACGAAGCCATCCCATCAGCCTTATTACAAGATCTCCGAGTCCCAAATTTGGTAGCGATGCCCAAAGATGACCCCTCCGTCTGCCATACGATTACATCCGATGGCCGCACTGCCACGCGGCACAGTGTTTCTTATCGACTCTCTCAGCGTGTCTATCAGCGATTGCGTTTTATATACAAAACTTTTATTTAcggaatgtaaataaaatatctaGCAAACAAAACTGTAAGTATTCTGGTGGTGctcaaaagaaaaagcaaaagaaaacataaaaaaatgaaaataacactgcagctggaaaatataattctgtactgtatattattatcCTTCATTTGTATTATGTTAACATGAATGTTTGAAATTCGTGCAAAAATTTAAGTGCTATTATACAGCTTAGCACTGATATATGTCTCCACATTcccttatggtttatataatacagtaaaatgggATTAAGCCGCTTTATGAGGATGTCGCTGGAACGGAACCCATCGTAagctgaggaccacctgtactgtacCATGGTCCATGAACCATGGTTCCACTGTACAATGGCGGAGCCCTCGGAGTTTCAATCTTGCAACCTAACAAGTGCATTAGTTTGCAGCCCtcaccactgtaccacctatTGATTCGCATGTGgctcaaacacacagagacGGCAGAGAGGGAGCAAATCTGCATCCTACTGTACCTCCGTTGGACAGACAGACGCTGTTGATCATCAGATGCCCTGTTTTGTTGTGGTTGCTCCTGGAAGACAAAGCAGAGGGGAAATGAGGATTGACGTTGCCGTGAGACTTGGTAGGATAAAATCAGAAGCTCCACGAGGGATAACAACGCCCTTCCCGTGTCCTCGAGGGACCCCGAGGACCCATTCAGCCATCACAGTACCCCACTGACCTGTAAAGCAGCTCCAGGGCCACAGTGTCCCCATAGTCATGGGACAGGAGGTTGACCCTCTGATTGGACAGGCCCAGGTGGGAGGCCAGGGCCTCCACGACACTGGCCTGCTCAAAGATGGAGTAGCGGTGGGGGCGCTGCGGGGCAGAGTGTGAGCAGCGCTGTTACGGACGTGGGCAGAACGGGCCTCTCCGCTATCCCAGCTGCAAACCCAATAAGCCTATTTGTCCAAACTCCCGAACGTGTTCAATCTCCTTGTTTTCAGGGCATTGCGCATTTTTTTGCGCTGACTCCATGCCCACCCGCTCCCTCTTAATGAACCATGCTGTGCAAGTGAGTCACGACATGCCCCATCCCTCTGCCACAGTGTCACAGGACTGGACTCAAATTCCACTCACAGGCTTGTCGCTGAAGCCGAAGCCCAGGAAGTCCAACGCAATGACCCTGTTGAAGCGTTGACTCAAGGGGTCCCAGATCTGTGGGTCACACAAGGGGACAAGCTCAGGAGACATGGGTGCAAAAAGGACCCATCTCTGTGTAGTCCTACAGTAACAACAGATATACAGGAACACTCATTtggtctctctcgctctctctctctctcacacacacacacaccggatTGCGAAAGCTGTAACCACACTGTTCAGTTAACCAAACAGTTTCAGGTCAGTTAATCATGAGTCACGAAAACAGCTCGCACTGTAAATTAAGGATACACAAATAAACAGGCCGGTTGGCTGAAATCTGAAAATTAACCCTGGGCCAAAAAACGGCTCCGAGCAGCCGGGATCGTCACGGTACACAGAACGCGTCTCCTGCGACAAGGACCATCCCGTGAGCATCGCCTCACCTTGTGCCAGtcatagctggaggtgggaaacCCATGGAGGAGAATCACCACGTCGGAACTCCCCAGAACGCCAAACGATTCTGGCAACGAAAGCAATGGCAGAGCTCTGTCGCACAGAACACACCAAAGACTGACTATTCGTACATTTACTCCCTGCACTCGACCGTGAGTGCCCTGCCCACACGGTGAAAGCCCCACCCACCTCTGTAGAAGATGCTGTGGCCCTTGAAGGTGAAGGAGGCTCCTGTGGTTCGCCAGCCCTGCAGGGCCGGGGacagctggggtggggggatgtGCAGGTAGACCGCGATGAGCGGCACACACAGCAGCCCCACCTGGAGCCACCACTCCTTCATCCTGCCGGGTCCCGGGGGGGCGCAGCAGTCCTCGCTCTGACAACACACCCGCCAACACAATCAGTGCGCTGCAGCTGTCACACGGCAGCGCTTGCACAGTGCTGGTCAAAGGGGCGGTAATGTACAGCCACGCTGGTGATGCATCATGGGAAGCAGGGTATCTTTGAACTAAACAACGACCACCAGCTTTAAGGAGCAAAATCACACTTTTGGCAGCCCTGTTCCCACAGCCTGCGTACAAGGGAGTGGAGGAACTGCGAGCCATCACACACTACTGGCAGTGAGTGATCACAGCCCGTtgtctctctgacacacacacacacacacacacacacacacacacacacacacacaca
Above is a genomic segment from Scleropages formosus chromosome 2, fSclFor1.1, whole genome shotgun sequence containing:
- the mest gene encoding mesoderm-specific transcript homolog protein isoform X3, with product MTRRSSTSEDCCAPPGPGRMKEWWLQVGLLCVPLIAVYLHIPPPQLSPALQGWRTTGASFTFKGHSIFYRESFGVLGSSDVVILLHGFPTSSYDWHKIWDPLSQRFNRVIALDFLGFGFSDKPRPHRYSIFEQASVVEALASHLGLSNQRVNLLSHDYGDTVALELLYRSNHNKTGHLMINSVCLSNGGIFPETYYPRFLQKLLKDSGFLSPVLTRLTNFLLFSRGMREVFGPYTQPSEAELWDMWTGLRFSDGNLVLDSILQYINQRLKHRERWVGALTSTLIPLHMIYGPLDPVNPHPQFISLYRKLVQRSTVSILDEHISHYPQLEDPAGFVNAYLNFFNSF